One window of Trifolium pratense cultivar HEN17-A07 linkage group LG5, ARS_RC_1.1, whole genome shotgun sequence genomic DNA carries:
- the LOC123887402 gene encoding 2-oxoglutarate and iron-dependent oxygenase domain-containing protein CP2-like, whose product MDPEMSHQDGNYNESPAKSEVIGNGTVTTMANSRLKLRVHPNKDHKPEGYDDLDLDFNPSIFSSLERYLPSNMLGIPRDDKAKFMREILLKYLPSGERHRTQKHQEYREKIKSNYQPLHRELYALNPTTFFLPTFLKAISDNTEQSFRSIISEPSPGIYVFPMLQPDFCELLLSEIENFEKWVAEAKFRIMRPNRMNRYGAVLDDFGLEPMLDRLMDDFVRPLSRVFFPEVGGSSLDSHHGFVVEYGEDKDLDLGFHVDDSEVTLNVCLGKEFSGGELFFRGSRCERHVNTGTQSEEAFDYSHVPGRAVLHRGRHRHGARATTSGHRINLLMWCRSSVFREMKLYQKDFSDWCGECNRMKKERQRSTCAATRLELIAREGESTA is encoded by the exons ATGGATCCCGAAATGTCGCACCAAGATGGCAACTACAACGAGTCGCCGGCGAAGAGTGAGGTAATCGGAAACGGAACAGTTACCACTATGGCGAATTCGAGGTTGAAGCTGAGGGTGCACCCTAACAAGGATCACAAACCAGAAGGTTACGATGATCTTGATTTGGATTTCAATCCTTCCATTTTCAGCTCGTTGGAAAGATATCTTCCTTCGAATATGCTTGGTATTCCTCGTGATGATAAAGCTAAGTTCATGCGTGAGATTTTGCTTAAGTATCTTCCAAGTGGAGAACGTCACAGA ACACAGAAGCATCAGGAATACAGAGAGaagataaaatcaaattatCAG CCTTTACATCGCGAGTTGTATGCTCTGAATCCTACTACATTCTTTTTGCCGACATTTCTGAAAGCAATCAGTGATAACACAGAGCAAAGCTTTAGAAGCATAATATCTGAGCCCTCTCCAGGCATTTATGTATTTCCAATGCTTCAACCAGACTTTTGTGAGCTGTTGCTATCTGAG ATTGAAAACTTTGAGAAATGGGTGGCTGAAGCAAAATTTCGGATCATGCGTCCCAATAGAATGAATAGATATGGTGCTGTACTTGATGACTTTGGCCTTGAACCGATGCTTGACAGGCTTATGGATGATTTTGTTCGTCCTTTATCTAGAG TGTTCTTTCCAGAAGTTGGTGGATCATCCCTGGATTCGCATCATGGATTTGTTGTTGAATATGGTGAAGATAAAGATCTTGACTTGG GTTTCCATGTGGATGACTCGGAAGTAACCTTGAATGTTTGCTTGGGCAAGGAATTTTCCGGGGGGGAGTTGTTTTTTCGTGGCTCAAGATGCGAGAGACATGTAAATACAGGAACTCAATCAGAG GAAGCCTTTGATTATTCTCATGTCCCTGGACGGGCTGTGCTTCATCGTGGTCGACATCGTCATGGTGCTAGAGCTACAACATCTGGCCATCGAATCAACCTCCTTATGTGGTGCAGAAG TTCTGTCTTTAGAGAGATGAAACTGTACCAAAAAGATTTCTCCGACTGGTGTGGTGAATGCAATCGTATGAAAAAGGAAAGACAGCGGTCCACATGTGCTGCTACTAGATTG
- the LOC123885892 gene encoding uncharacterized protein LOC123885892 — protein MNFWKGIPTVQNFGQYTRVLFNPNIDAAAELKQRMLDRTISKPHSIYAINETTKAHVLDQWVYKTIRHTLSTLGLCAMGSVYAILGKVEHLEPNCDWWYLSCVCNTKVIPYDNMYYWRTCSRRVLIVSQG, from the exons ATGAATTTTTGGAAAG GTATACCTACTGTTCAGAATTTCGGACAATATACAAGGGTGTTATTCAATCCAAATATTGATGCCGCTGCAGAATTGAAGCAAAG AATGCTGGACAGAACAATTTCTAAGCCTCATTCGATATATGCAATAAATGAAACTACAAAAGCACATGTATTGGATCAGTGGGTGTACAAAACAATTAGACATACTCTATCAACCCTTGGTTTATGTGCAATG GGGTCGGTGTACGCTATATTGGGCAAAGTAGAACATTTGGAACCTAACTGCGATTGGTGGTATTTATCCTGTGTATGCAATACCAAAGTGATTCCTTATGATAATATGTATTATTGGAGAACATGCAGTAGACGTGTTTTAATTGTTAGTCAAGggtaa